A genomic window from Cytobacillus suaedae includes:
- a CDS encoding DUF2306 domain-containing protein — protein MGKKLGFAIILLLACVLSVSAVVRYFILDPVETNAILIREGMEMFKMNHQLWNIALYIHIFTAVIPLLIGPLLFVKKLRNKYLQIHRNAGKVYVVMILISSVVGIYLAFYAHGGILAILGFLCLDILWFYTTWKAYKYIRNKQQVLHEEWMYRSYAMTFAALTFRMWSAIVGYSLDNFTVGYVTAIWLSWIGNLVAIEIWIRFRLRKGTKISGKVTTKMV, from the coding sequence ATGGGTAAAAAACTAGGGTTTGCGATTATTCTATTATTAGCATGTGTTTTATCAGTTTCTGCAGTCGTGCGTTATTTTATATTAGATCCGGTTGAAACTAATGCCATTCTTATTCGTGAAGGAATGGAAATGTTTAAGATGAATCATCAACTATGGAACATAGCTTTGTATATACATATTTTCACAGCTGTTATACCGTTACTTATTGGTCCATTATTGTTTGTGAAAAAGTTACGTAACAAGTATTTACAGATTCATCGGAATGCTGGAAAAGTGTATGTGGTAATGATTCTAATAAGTTCTGTAGTCGGTATTTATTTAGCATTTTACGCCCATGGTGGAATTTTAGCTATACTTGGATTTTTATGCTTAGATATACTCTGGTTTTATACAACATGGAAAGCATATAAGTATATTCGCAATAAACAACAAGTTCTTCATGAGGAATGGATGTATCGGAGCTATGCAATGACATTTGCTGCTCTTACATTTCGTATGTGGTCTGCAATTGTGGGGTATTCCTTAGATAATTTTACTGTCGGATATGTAACAGCGATATGGTTAAGTTGGATTGGAAATTTAGTAGCAATAGAGATTTGGATTCGATTTAGGCTTCGTAAAGGAACAAAGATATCAGGTAAAGTTACTACGAAAATGGTTTAA
- a CDS encoding transposase yields the protein MGKHFTPEYKEYVSKLIVEEGRKATQVAYELEISPKSISRWVAAYRNKLNAAQTGVTYITPTELEKLKKQHDKEMQQLREENEILKKAMHIFAKNQA from the coding sequence ATGGGAAAACATTTTACACCAGAGTATAAAGAGTATGTTTCAAAATTAATTGTAGAAGAAGGTAGAAAAGCTACCCAAGTTGCATATGAACTCGAGATCTCTCCGAAATCAATTAGTCGATGGGTTGCAGCTTACAGGAATAAATTGAATGCTGCGCAGACTGGAGTAACCTATATAACTCCTACGGAGTTAGAAAAATTAAAAAAGCAACATGATAAAGAAATGCAACAGTTGAGAGAAGAAAATGAAATCTTAAAAAAGGCCATGCACATCTTCGCGAAAAACCAAGCGTAA
- a CDS encoding sensor histidine kinase produces the protein MVNIRWRDFSIFPKQFGFFPYIWLVYLLFPLYDVSTESGIKRIVGYGIIALFLVTYRQLYAFIGDRKFSWWLALQLAIIFFFCLFYDLNFLFLGFFPANFIGWYTDKKMFQLGLAGLIFVEVVPILITIVRTGFSTELLYVVPFIIIMFITPFGIRSMNKRMDLEKQLEKANQQINELVKREERLRIARDLHDTLGHTLSLLTLKSQLVQRLTTVDPEKARNEAKEIERTSRAALKQVRELVSDMRSATITEELLQVQEILKATSIHYHYSGDTDYNDLPPFTQNIICMCLREAATNIVKHSNAQNCFVTIQREPHHFKVTVQDDGIGMTDTHQFGNGLNGMKERLDLIDGSVSVKNNHGTKLEITLPIIQKGTREGVVV, from the coding sequence ATGGTTAATATAAGGTGGAGAGACTTCTCCATTTTCCCAAAACAGTTTGGATTCTTTCCATATATATGGTTAGTATATTTACTTTTCCCACTTTACGATGTATCGACTGAATCAGGCATTAAGAGAATAGTAGGTTATGGAATTATTGCTCTGTTTCTAGTAACTTATCGACAGCTTTATGCTTTTATCGGGGATCGAAAGTTTTCTTGGTGGCTAGCGTTACAACTGGCCATTATCTTTTTCTTCTGCCTATTTTATGATTTAAACTTTCTGTTTCTAGGCTTTTTCCCTGCCAATTTTATTGGTTGGTATACTGATAAGAAAATGTTTCAACTAGGTTTGGCAGGGTTGATATTCGTTGAAGTTGTTCCGATTCTAATCACCATTGTAAGAACTGGCTTTTCAACCGAATTACTTTATGTAGTACCTTTTATCATCATTATGTTCATAACACCTTTTGGTATTCGTTCTATGAACAAAAGAATGGATTTGGAAAAACAACTTGAAAAAGCAAATCAACAAATTAATGAGTTAGTTAAACGGGAGGAGCGCTTGCGAATTGCTCGTGATTTACATGATACACTTGGACACACGTTGTCATTGCTTACGCTAAAAAGTCAACTCGTCCAACGCTTAACGACCGTGGATCCAGAAAAAGCTCGCAACGAAGCTAAAGAAATCGAACGAACTTCTAGGGCTGCTCTAAAACAAGTACGTGAGTTAGTATCTGACATGAGGTCTGCAACCATAACAGAGGAATTACTACAAGTTCAAGAAATATTAAAAGCGACCTCAATTCACTATCATTATTCAGGTGATACGGACTATAACGACCTTCCCCCTTTCACTCAGAACATTATCTGTATGTGTTTACGGGAGGCCGCAACTAATATCGTGAAACATAGTAATGCACAGAATTGCTTTGTTACAATTCAACGAGAACCTCATCATTTTAAGGTTACTGTTCAGGATGATGGAATTGGTATGACTGATACTCATCAGTTCGGCAATGGATTAAATGGGATGAAGGAACGACTAGATTTAATTGACGGCTCAGTCTCCGTAAAAAATAACCATGGAACAAAACTTGAAATCACACTACCTATTATTCAAAAGGGAACAAGGGAGGGAGTAGTTGTATGA
- a CDS encoding serine hydrolase, whose amino-acid sequence MDFELLRKSLKKEKINTTLISQNGSIIYEYYKNSKQKDKLHKINSCTKSVMSILFGIAIEKKYLESVHNPIHHYFPELLKGQEDKRKMEITIYHLLTMTDGLDFPEFGEWNCFAPMVYHHDSVKFVIDRPMIHSVGTHMNYSSGASHILSAILQQVTKMKTEEFAQKYLFQPLGIEKYQWYTDRMGINKGGDGLVFQVADMLKIGKMMLKKGEYNGIQILSKDWIEKSTTPNLLTYESIGHYGMHWWVSKIDSKEEFSESNTFYFALGFGGQYIIILPSTNMVIAVTSDIYDDSLKPLRILRSILFEKIVNEYTTKKR is encoded by the coding sequence ATGGATTTTGAGCTGTTACGAAAATCATTAAAAAAAGAAAAAATCAATACAACCCTAATCAGCCAAAATGGCAGCATCATTTATGAGTACTACAAGAATTCAAAACAAAAGGATAAGCTACATAAAATTAACTCATGTACAAAGAGTGTGATGTCCATCTTATTTGGAATAGCAATTGAAAAAAAGTACCTAGAGTCAGTTCATAACCCTATTCATCATTACTTTCCTGAATTATTAAAGGGGCAAGAAGACAAAAGAAAGATGGAGATAACTATATACCATCTGCTTACAATGACAGATGGTTTAGATTTCCCAGAATTCGGGGAGTGGAATTGTTTTGCTCCAATGGTGTATCACCATGATAGCGTTAAATTTGTCATTGACCGCCCGATGATTCATTCTGTTGGAACACATATGAATTATAGTTCAGGAGCCTCACATATCTTGTCTGCGATCTTACAACAGGTGACGAAAATGAAAACAGAGGAATTTGCACAGAAATACTTGTTTCAACCACTAGGCATTGAAAAGTACCAATGGTATACCGATCGAATGGGCATTAACAAGGGTGGAGATGGGCTAGTTTTTCAAGTAGCTGACATGTTGAAAATCGGTAAAATGATGCTTAAAAAAGGTGAGTATAATGGGATACAGATTCTATCTAAAGATTGGATAGAAAAATCAACAACTCCTAACCTACTAACCTATGAATCCATCGGACATTATGGGATGCATTGGTGGGTTAGTAAGATTGATAGTAAAGAAGAATTTAGTGAGAGTAATACCTTTTATTTTGCACTAGGCTTTGGTGGACAGTATATTATAATTTTGCCTAGTACTAACATGGTGATTGCTGTTACGAGTGATATTTATGATGATAGTTTAAAACCATTACGGATTTTACGGAGTATTTTGTTTGAGAAAATCGTAAATGAATACACAACAAAGAAGCGCTAA
- a CDS encoding phosphotransferase, whose product MEPIKIIELPIEIKGFVREITEITFPKQGYTSDVGIIEALNGEKFVVKRSKGEQFCNWLKREAFVLECLKDTSLPVPRLLKFVEGIDESWTLTQFMEGQTLRSYLLNEQIGIKRQEAIYQFGKILKEIHSTPCPSKLKGEGLWLDQMLKTAEYNLLHYETDGNEELLKKLIDEKPGIVEQTLIHGDFTIDNVLVNNGRISAVIDWSGGAFGDPRYDAALAVRPKTNAFEIESDRVVFFEGYGQKPITDAEYEYFEHGLYNFF is encoded by the coding sequence ATGGAACCGATAAAAATTATTGAACTTCCTATAGAAATTAAGGGATTTGTTAGAGAGATAACGGAGATAACCTTTCCTAAACAGGGGTATACATCGGATGTAGGAATAATAGAAGCATTGAATGGTGAAAAGTTTGTTGTAAAAAGATCAAAGGGAGAGCAGTTTTGTAATTGGTTGAAGCGGGAGGCATTTGTACTTGAATGCCTAAAGGATACAAGTTTACCAGTTCCAAGGCTATTAAAGTTTGTTGAGGGAATTGATGAGTCATGGACCCTAACTCAGTTTATGGAAGGACAAACACTACGAAGCTATTTGTTGAATGAACAGATCGGAATCAAGCGACAGGAAGCCATCTATCAATTTGGAAAAATTCTTAAAGAGATACACTCTACCCCTTGTCCTTCGAAGTTAAAGGGAGAAGGATTATGGCTAGATCAAATGCTAAAAACAGCAGAATATAACTTGCTTCATTATGAGACAGATGGGAACGAGGAGCTTTTAAAGAAGCTGATAGACGAAAAGCCAGGAATAGTAGAGCAAACCTTGATCCATGGTGATTTTACGATTGATAATGTATTGGTGAATAATGGTCGGATTTCTGCAGTTATTGATTGGAGTGGGGGAGCTTTTGGTGATCCACGTTATGACGCTGCACTAGCGGTACGTCCAAAAACAAATGCATTCGAAATTGAGAGTGATAGAGTAGTATTTTTTGAAGGGTATGGGCAAAAGCCCATAACAGATGCTGAATATGAGTATTTTGAGCATGGGTTGTATAATTTCTTTTAG
- a CDS encoding isopenicillin N synthase family oxygenase, producing MTMIRTLNLKDYTYGNSDQRKIFAEEFVAGLKETGFIILEGHGVDPNLIEKNYDMWRNFYALDTDTKKKYESVLGGARGYTGFGKEHAKNRTVGDLKEFFHIGQELPVGHPLAGEYPANIWPEEVEDLRKNGLNFYRELERVARNMLEALALEMDLRLDFFSDMIKDGNSVLRAIHYPALDESMDPNAIRAGEHEDINLITLLVESTASGLQLLTREGEWMDVKAEKGQIIVDAGDMLSRITNEVIPATTHRVVNPKGENTSRFSMPFFVHPYSSYLLETIPSCVSAENPEKYPAITAGDFLYQRLVEIGLIKK from the coding sequence ATGACAATGATTCGCACACTTAATCTAAAAGATTACACGTACGGCAATTCAGATCAACGCAAAATCTTTGCTGAAGAGTTTGTAGCTGGTTTAAAAGAAACTGGTTTTATCATTTTAGAAGGACACGGAGTAGATCCTAATCTAATTGAGAAAAACTATGACATGTGGCGTAATTTTTATGCTTTAGACACTGACACGAAGAAGAAGTACGAAAGTGTTCTTGGTGGAGCTCGTGGGTATACTGGTTTTGGTAAAGAGCATGCAAAAAACCGTACAGTTGGGGATTTAAAAGAGTTCTTCCATATTGGACAAGAGCTTCCAGTTGGTCACCCATTAGCTGGTGAGTACCCAGCAAACATCTGGCCAGAAGAAGTAGAAGATTTACGTAAAAACGGCTTAAACTTCTACCGTGAATTAGAGCGTGTTGCTCGTAACATGTTAGAAGCTCTTGCACTTGAGATGGACCTACGTTTAGATTTCTTCTCTGACATGATTAAAGACGGTAACAGCGTATTACGTGCAATTCACTATCCTGCGTTAGATGAGTCTATGGACCCAAATGCAATCCGTGCTGGTGAGCATGAAGATATTAACTTAATTACTCTTTTAGTAGAGTCAACTGCATCAGGTCTTCAATTACTTACCCGTGAAGGCGAATGGATGGATGTTAAAGCAGAAAAAGGTCAAATTATCGTTGACGCTGGGGACATGCTTTCAAGAATTACAAACGAAGTGATTCCAGCTACAACTCACCGTGTAGTAAATCCAAAAGGAGAGAATACTTCACGTTTCTCAATGCCTTTCTTTGTACACCCATACAGCAGTTACTTATTAGAAACAATTCCGTCTTGTGTGTCGGCTGAAAATCCTGAGAAATACCCTGCAATCACAGCTGGTGATTTCTTATACCAACGTTTAGTAGAAATTGGTTTAATTAAAAAGTAA
- a CDS encoding ABC transporter permease — translation MKAFRMQCKVEIIRVLRNKYYVFWSLVMPIIFYYIFTNIVNSNLPDQELWQAHYLMSMTTFSVMGSSIMTLGIRLVQERAQGWNTFLRVTPLSETTYFIAQMIGQSIIHVLSISVIFSAGALMNGVSLTPMEWILSGLWIVLGAAPFLALGTLIGLMRKVETASGVSNLIYMILAITGGMWMPLEIMPELMQNIGKWMPSYNFGNGAWLIVRGDMPEWINLGVLVFFMILFMLLSKYIRTKQEAM, via the coding sequence ATGAAAGCATTTAGAATGCAATGTAAGGTGGAAATTATTCGTGTGTTAAGAAACAAATATTATGTGTTTTGGTCATTAGTAATGCCTATTATATTTTACTACATTTTTACCAATATCGTTAATTCGAATTTACCAGATCAAGAGTTATGGCAAGCGCATTATTTAATGTCTATGACAACATTTAGTGTAATGGGTTCATCTATTATGACTTTAGGTATTCGCTTAGTACAAGAGCGTGCACAAGGTTGGAATACCTTTTTGCGTGTTACGCCACTTTCAGAAACGACTTACTTTATCGCACAAATGATTGGTCAAAGCATTATTCATGTTCTATCCATTAGCGTTATTTTTTCGGCAGGAGCTCTTATGAATGGAGTCTCACTAACTCCAATGGAGTGGATTTTGAGTGGATTATGGATTGTTCTAGGAGCAGCACCATTCCTTGCACTAGGAACATTAATCGGACTAATGCGAAAGGTCGAAACAGCTTCTGGTGTAAGCAACCTTATTTATATGATATTAGCAATTACAGGTGGAATGTGGATGCCGCTTGAGATCATGCCTGAACTCATGCAGAATATCGGCAAATGGATGCCTTCCTATAATTTTGGAAATGGCGCTTGGTTGATTGTTCGAGGAGATATGCCCGAGTGGATAAATTTAGGAGTTTTGGTATTCTTTATGATCCTTTTCATGCTACTATCTAAGTATATACGAACAAAACAAGAAGCGATGTGA
- a CDS encoding response regulator transcription factor yields MIRLFIAEDQRMLLSALGSLLDFEEDMKVIGQAQDGESALESILTLGPDVCLMDIEMPKKTGLDVAEELARLSHHTKIIFLTTFARPGYFERAIKSGVHGYLLKDGSIEELADAIRSVVGGKRVFSPELTFEVIREENPLTSREQEILRLAAEGKTTKEITESLFLSTGTVRNYISEIIQKLDAKNRMDAVSVAKRKGWI; encoded by the coding sequence ATGATTCGCTTATTTATTGCTGAAGATCAAAGAATGTTACTTAGTGCCCTTGGTTCCTTGCTTGATTTTGAGGAAGATATGAAAGTAATTGGCCAAGCACAAGACGGTGAGTCTGCGCTAGAGTCCATTCTCACTTTGGGACCAGATGTGTGTCTAATGGATATTGAAATGCCGAAAAAAACGGGACTAGATGTTGCTGAAGAATTAGCTAGACTCTCGCATCATACTAAAATCATTTTCTTAACAACCTTTGCTCGGCCAGGTTATTTTGAACGTGCCATCAAAAGCGGTGTACATGGATATCTTTTAAAAGATGGTTCTATTGAAGAACTTGCTGATGCGATTCGAAGTGTGGTTGGTGGCAAACGTGTTTTCAGTCCTGAACTCACGTTTGAGGTTATACGTGAAGAAAACCCTCTTACAAGTAGAGAGCAAGAGATCCTTCGATTAGCTGCAGAAGGAAAAACGACGAAAGAAATTACTGAATCTCTTTTTCTCTCAACAGGTACTGTACGAAACTATATTTCAGAGATTATTCAAAAGCTAGATGCAAAAAACCGGATGGATGCTGTTAGTGTGGCTAAGCGGAAGGGATGGATTTAG
- a CDS encoding IS3 family transposase, with amino-acid sequence MYAFIQAHTDENSIVKMCRALEVSTSGYYKWLNNQNGPQSEKNAYRLEIQQKICKSFHESFGTYGSPRVHADLIEWGYTISQKTVARLMKEMGLTATPKDKYVVTTDSIHDLYIYPNLVNRQFNVEQPNQVWVSDITYIWTIEGWVFLSSIMDLFSRKIVGWSLASHMKTELSLQALNMAITTRQPAEGLIHHSDRGSQYCSKGYIERLEQKDIQISMSKKGDPYDNACIESFHATIKKDLIYRRRFTTRAEAIKAINYYISSFYNEKRKHSTLGNCSPNQYERKNQEMDWEIVS; translated from the coding sequence ATTTATGCGTTCATTCAGGCTCATACTGATGAAAACTCTATAGTGAAGATGTGCAGAGCACTAGAAGTTTCTACAAGTGGCTATTATAAGTGGTTGAATAATCAGAACGGGCCTCAATCTGAGAAAAACGCATACCGATTGGAAATTCAGCAAAAAATTTGTAAGTCATTTCATGAAAGTTTTGGGACTTATGGGAGTCCTAGAGTACACGCTGATTTGATTGAATGGGGCTATACTATCTCACAAAAGACAGTAGCACGCTTGATGAAAGAGATGGGTTTAACAGCTACACCAAAAGATAAGTACGTGGTTACTACAGATTCAATTCATGATTTATATATTTACCCTAATCTAGTAAATCGCCAATTTAATGTAGAACAACCTAATCAGGTGTGGGTATCTGACATTACATATATTTGGACGATTGAAGGCTGGGTTTTTTTATCATCCATTATGGACTTATTTTCAAGGAAAATTGTAGGATGGAGTCTGGCTTCTCATATGAAAACTGAATTATCTCTACAAGCATTAAATATGGCGATTACAACAAGGCAGCCTGCCGAAGGGCTTATTCATCATTCAGATAGAGGTTCTCAATATTGTTCTAAGGGTTATATCGAAAGGTTAGAACAGAAAGATATTCAAATTAGTATGAGCAAGAAGGGCGATCCATACGATAACGCTTGTATTGAGTCCTTTCATGCCACAATTAAGAAAGATTTGATTTATCGCAGACGTTTTACCACAAGAGCTGAAGCTATTAAAGCTATTAATTATTATATATCTAGTTTTTATAATGAAAAGAGAAAACACTCAACTTTGGGTAACTGTTCTCCTAATCAATATGAGAGAAAAAACCAAGAAATGGATTGGGAAATAGTATCATAA
- a CDS encoding EamA family transporter produces MNKKVWLIYGMLALATSTWGSAFIAGKYAVLSFEPATVAFLRFFGAAMLLFPIMWIMVKNRTKPSLKDYGLFAILGLTGIAIYNICFFLASKHAPVIKSSLFIASNPVLIVLLSGLFLKEKITKNNIIGMVIALTGVVFIITNGKLITLFQLGFEPIDWVLLGAVVSWALYSVVGKIVLKKYTSVESTTYAVAFGTLFLLPFALFETTWQDVQLATWDAWVAIAHMSVFVTVISFIMYYQGIKEVGAAKASIFINVMPVSAVIMATVFLGETFTFAHAIGAICVLSGVYVGTNTKKWTLKRQNKLRVQTKDSA; encoded by the coding sequence ATGAACAAAAAGGTATGGCTGATTTATGGAATGCTTGCTTTAGCAACATCCACGTGGGGAAGTGCTTTTATCGCTGGCAAATATGCAGTACTAAGCTTTGAGCCGGCAACAGTTGCATTTTTACGTTTCTTTGGTGCAGCTATGCTACTGTTTCCAATCATGTGGATAATGGTAAAGAATCGTACGAAACCTTCGCTTAAGGACTACGGACTATTTGCAATCTTAGGATTAACAGGTATAGCAATTTATAATATCTGTTTCTTTCTGGCAAGTAAGCATGCTCCAGTGATTAAAAGCTCCTTATTTATTGCATCAAACCCAGTATTGATTGTTCTTCTATCAGGTTTATTCTTAAAAGAGAAAATTACGAAGAATAATATCATTGGAATGGTAATCGCGTTAACTGGTGTAGTATTCATCATTACAAACGGCAAATTGATAACACTTTTTCAACTTGGCTTCGAACCAATTGACTGGGTTTTACTAGGGGCAGTCGTAAGTTGGGCATTATACAGTGTTGTTGGCAAGATCGTATTGAAGAAATATACTTCGGTTGAATCAACAACGTATGCAGTTGCTTTTGGTACTTTGTTCTTACTCCCATTTGCGTTGTTTGAAACTACCTGGCAGGACGTCCAGTTAGCGACATGGGATGCTTGGGTAGCCATTGCACATATGAGTGTATTCGTTACCGTCATTTCCTTTATTATGTATTATCAAGGGATTAAAGAAGTTGGTGCAGCAAAGGCATCTATCTTCATAAACGTAATGCCTGTATCTGCAGTTATTATGGCAACAGTATTTTTAGGAGAAACCTTCACCTTCGCTCATGCGATTGGAGCAATATGTGTACTTTCCGGGGTGTATGTAGGAACGAATACGAAGAAATGGACACTTAAAAGACAAAATAAATTGCGTGTTCAGACTAAGGATAGTGCATAA
- a CDS encoding ABC transporter ATP-binding protein, which yields MNEIVNVRNVSKIFDHKKAVNNVSFSIKKGEIVAILGPNGAGKTTTISMILGLLKPSIGEVLLFNERPQEKSVREKLGTMLQEVSVMPGLTVKELIQLIQSYYKHPLPFQELLVLTGLTELDLKTKAEKLSGGQKRRLSFALALAGDPELIIFDEPTVGMDITARKAFWQTVKKLAAEGKTIVFTTHYLQEADDIAERILLFKDGVIIADGTPTNIKEKITGKSVSFIVDPSVSLEKLYKHPIITDIYRKNNRVIIESSNTDQVLSLLFKENISAREIEVERGKLEEAFEQLTTAHKEAH from the coding sequence ATGAACGAAATTGTAAATGTGAGAAACGTATCGAAGATCTTTGATCATAAAAAAGCAGTAAACAACGTGTCATTTTCAATAAAAAAAGGAGAGATTGTGGCAATTCTTGGACCAAATGGTGCTGGAAAAACCACCACCATTTCGATGATACTTGGTCTATTAAAGCCATCGATTGGAGAAGTTCTTTTATTTAATGAACGTCCCCAAGAAAAATCTGTACGGGAAAAACTTGGGACGATGCTACAAGAAGTGAGTGTCATGCCGGGGTTAACCGTTAAAGAATTAATTCAGCTTATTCAAAGCTATTATAAACATCCACTACCCTTTCAAGAGCTTCTTGTATTAACAGGTCTAACTGAACTAGACCTCAAAACAAAAGCAGAAAAACTGTCCGGTGGTCAAAAGCGTAGATTAAGCTTTGCCTTAGCTTTGGCTGGTGATCCGGAGCTGATAATCTTTGATGAACCAACGGTTGGTATGGATATTACTGCTCGTAAAGCCTTTTGGCAAACCGTTAAGAAACTTGCGGCAGAAGGTAAAACAATCGTCTTCACTACTCACTACCTTCAAGAAGCAGATGATATTGCAGAGCGGATTTTATTGTTTAAGGATGGCGTCATTATTGCTGACGGTACACCTACTAACATCAAAGAAAAGATAACTGGGAAATCTGTGTCCTTTATAGTAGACCCTTCTGTATCACTTGAAAAGCTATATAAACACCCAATCATTACGGATATTTATCGTAAAAACAACCGTGTCATCATTGAATCTAGTAATACAGATCAAGTATTATCATTACTCTTCAAAGAAAACATTAGTGCTCGTGAAATTGAGGTTGAACGTGGCAAACTAGAAGAAGCATTTGAACAGTTAACTACTGCTCACAAGGAGGCTCACTAA
- a CDS encoding RNA polymerase sigma factor: MEEEIKWIQEVLAGNKQAYAHIINKYKNQLYATILRMTKNPHDAQDLVQEAFVKVYHQLDKYEGKGSFSSWIYRVTINYCMDEFRKKRYKMKQVDIDEATLSNSNHPEVIFLKKEEHRQLEKLIQMLPEDERMILLLRYVNELGYQEISELVEIPLSHVRNKLHRAKKKMRDTVKNEGGYFHDEMLGSR, from the coding sequence ATGGAAGAAGAGATTAAGTGGATCCAGGAAGTCTTAGCTGGAAACAAACAGGCGTACGCACACATTATTAACAAATACAAAAATCAATTATATGCCACCATTCTACGGATGACGAAAAACCCACATGATGCCCAAGATTTAGTACAGGAGGCATTTGTTAAGGTATATCACCAGCTTGATAAATACGAAGGAAAAGGATCTTTCTCAAGTTGGATTTACCGGGTAACCATTAATTATTGTATGGATGAGTTCAGGAAAAAAAGATACAAGATGAAGCAGGTTGATATCGATGAGGCAACTCTTTCGAATTCGAATCACCCTGAAGTCATTTTTCTGAAAAAAGAGGAACATCGTCAACTTGAAAAGTTGATTCAAATGTTACCTGAAGATGAAAGAATGATTCTTCTATTACGTTATGTGAATGAATTAGGCTATCAAGAAATTAGTGAGTTAGTGGAGATACCACTTTCACATGTTCGTAATAAGCTTCACCGAGCTAAGAAAAAAATGAGAGATACGGTAAAAAACGAAGGAGGCTATTTTCATGATGAAATGTTGGGCAGCAGATAA